Proteins from a genomic interval of Diaphorobacter sp. HDW4A:
- a CDS encoding cytochrome c, translating to MSQQTGGFTKQMARNMFYGGTAFFALLFAAMIFDSERRIPERSNAHEITPAVIAGKKIWETRNCIGCHTLLGEGAYFAPELGNVYKRRGPDFIKAWMGAMPSHAPSRRQMPQFNLNETQTGDLIEFLKWTGEINTENWPPNIEG from the coding sequence ATGAGCCAGCAAACCGGCGGGTTTACCAAGCAAATGGCCCGCAACATGTTCTACGGCGGAACCGCTTTCTTCGCGCTGCTCTTCGCGGCGATGATTTTCGACAGCGAACGCCGCATCCCCGAGCGCTCCAATGCGCACGAGATCACGCCAGCGGTCATCGCGGGCAAAAAAATCTGGGAGACGCGCAACTGCATCGGCTGCCACACGCTGCTCGGTGAAGGTGCGTATTTCGCGCCCGAGCTTGGCAACGTCTACAAGCGCCGTGGCCCGGATTTCATCAAGGCCTGGATGGGTGCCATGCCCTCGCATGCGCCGAGCCGCAGGCAGATGCCGCAATTCAATCTGAACGAAACGCAGACCGGCGACCTCATCGAGTTCCTCAAGTGGACCGGCGAGATCAACACCGAAAACTGGCCGCCGAACATCGAAGGTTGA
- a CDS encoding Crp/Fnr family transcriptional regulator, giving the protein MDIQNFDIPRYLAALPLFQEMTSAELQRLATGCRLRRFSRGDTVFRVGTPCEEFHVTVSGQVKLFALSPAGQEKIIELAGPGITFAEALMFTDKPYIVNAQALADSLLLSVGKAAVVREIESDPRFAMRMLAGISRRLHGLVHDVQAYSLHSGMQRVIGYLLNSLPEDVEDAAALALSSAGCGARPMALKARTLDISLPVSKATIASRLSITPEYFSRVLHDLEAEGLIRMDKRDIHIPDAARLASHTLQ; this is encoded by the coding sequence ATGGACATTCAGAACTTCGATATCCCACGATATCTGGCCGCCCTCCCTCTGTTTCAGGAGATGACCAGCGCCGAACTGCAGCGCCTGGCCACCGGCTGCCGTCTGCGCCGCTTCTCGCGCGGCGACACCGTCTTTCGCGTGGGCACGCCGTGCGAGGAGTTCCACGTCACGGTGAGTGGTCAGGTCAAGCTGTTCGCGCTCTCGCCTGCAGGTCAGGAAAAAATCATCGAACTCGCGGGTCCCGGCATCACCTTCGCCGAGGCGCTGATGTTCACCGACAAGCCTTACATCGTGAACGCGCAGGCGCTGGCCGATTCGCTGCTGCTGAGCGTCGGCAAGGCGGCCGTGGTGCGCGAAATCGAAAGCGATCCACGCTTTGCGATGCGCATGCTCGCGGGCATCTCGCGCCGACTGCACGGGCTGGTGCACGACGTGCAGGCCTATTCGCTGCACAGCGGCATGCAACGCGTCATCGGCTATTTGCTCAATTCCCTGCCCGAGGATGTGGAAGACGCGGCCGCGCTGGCGCTCTCCAGCGCAGGCTGCGGTGCACGGCCCATGGCGCTCAAGGCCCGCACGCTGGATATTTCTCTGCCGGTGAGCAAGGCCACGATCGCCTCACGCCTGTCGATCACGCCCGAATATTTTTCACGCGTGCTGCACGACCTGGAGGCCGAAGGGCTGATCCGCATGGACAAGCGCGACATCCACATTCCAGACGCCGCGCGCCTCGCCAGTCACACGCTGCAGTGA
- the rsfS gene encoding ribosome silencing factor: MTTSPKSETAAKKDVTKLQRAIVDGLEDVKAVDIQVFNTEALSPLFERVIVATGNSNRQTKALASSVRDAVKEAGFSKPRIEGEENGEWIIVDCGQAVAHIMQPAIRQYYRLEEIWGETPVRMKLGAAKPRQVTASEDASAVGKKKPARKTAAAAPKEVAARKPGVPKKAAPVKAAVKSAAKPVAKPAAKPAAKSAAAKKPAVKAPVKVVKVNAPTTSKKASPAAKKPAAKKAAPARKAPPARKA, encoded by the coding sequence ATGACTACTTCCCCCAAATCGGAAACCGCCGCAAAAAAAGACGTGACCAAGCTCCAGCGCGCCATCGTGGATGGACTGGAGGACGTCAAGGCGGTTGACATCCAGGTCTTCAACACCGAGGCGCTCTCGCCGCTGTTTGAGCGTGTGATCGTCGCGACCGGTAATTCCAACCGACAGACCAAGGCGCTGGCCTCCAGCGTGCGCGACGCGGTGAAGGAAGCGGGCTTCAGCAAGCCACGCATCGAAGGCGAAGAAAACGGCGAATGGATCATCGTGGACTGCGGCCAAGCCGTGGCGCACATCATGCAGCCCGCCATCCGCCAGTACTACCGCCTGGAAGAAATCTGGGGCGAAACCCCAGTGCGCATGAAGCTTGGCGCTGCCAAGCCACGTCAGGTGACCGCGTCCGAAGACGCCAGCGCCGTAGGCAAGAAGAAGCCTGCACGCAAGACGGCAGCCGCCGCTCCCAAGGAAGTGGCAGCGCGCAAGCCCGGTGTGCCCAAGAAGGCTGCGCCCGTCAAAGCCGCTGTCAAGTCAGCGGCTAAGCCAGTCGCTAAACCAGCAGCCAAGCCTGCCGCCAAATCGGCAGCCGCCAAGAAGCCAGCGGTGAAGGCACCAGTCAAGGTCGTGAAGGTGAACGCACCTACCACGAGCAAGAAGGCATCGCCCGCAGCCAAGAAGCCAGCCGCCAAGAAGGCCGCACCGGCCCGCAAGGCGCCACCAGCACGCAAGGCCTGA
- a CDS encoding cytochrome C oxidase subunit IV family protein, with amino-acid sequence MTNIHSNETRRIHLAWALLIVATLASWWLAEDPDAHHLGLLATGIVLALSAIKGVVIALDFMELSHAPRLWRRLLLGWLSVILLVILGTRFFS; translated from the coding sequence ATGACAAACATACACAGCAATGAAACGCGCCGCATCCACCTTGCCTGGGCGCTGCTCATCGTCGCCACCCTCGCCTCCTGGTGGCTCGCGGAAGACCCCGACGCGCACCACCTCGGGCTGCTCGCCACCGGCATCGTGCTCGCGCTTTCGGCCATCAAGGGCGTGGTGATTGCGCTCGATTTCATGGAGCTTTCGCATGCCCCAAGGCTCTGGCGCAGGCTGCTGCTGGGGTGGCTGTCCGTCATTCTGCTGGTCATCCTGGGCACTCGTTTCTTTTCTTGA
- a CDS encoding nitric oxide reductase activation protein NorD, producing MEEWVGRQWHRFITSVAEQRAPHAAVQLRDMQRTIGLMFRAGGGDAGTRIAEAGRTRTGGPRSLLQRVAGSTSSAALGTWQQDTLALPQQISLFEDPELNRGLYLWLAALGSCIRPGGEWLSCNVLASARALRRFPGLHSIHRRLLQAQLDERPRVSSLRPAEARAERALQRALREQVVCADGLQLTAENVAPVWLWYVLPTGCAAHPSPTATPEQPNKPSSRQALQDACRRAAKRVEDERNGAPLVMFFRAESILSWAEFTKVNRADDDDDDGRQLQAANDMEELAIANDGSSIASRVKFDLDLPSASEDDLPLGEGMPFPEWDWRKERLLPDHCAVQLVMSKETEPAEPDARLSKISRRMRRHLDMARQAPDRVRGCTDGDELDLDGWVRHQVEALCAPAHARLNANPPIFIQRRRTQHSLASLLLADLSQSTDAYATQDARVIDLIRDSLQVFGEALSATGDAFEMLGFSSVRRQHVRIQHLKGFDEPWSAVASARVQAIRPGFYTRMGAAIRYATKRLGERAEHQRLLLILTDGKPNDLDIYEGRYGLEDTRHAIQEARSAGLTPFCVTIDQKAHDYLPHLFGSQGYTLIHRPQELNHRLARLYAELTRT from the coding sequence ATGGAAGAATGGGTCGGGCGTCAATGGCACCGCTTCATCACGAGCGTGGCCGAGCAGCGCGCGCCGCACGCCGCCGTGCAACTGCGCGACATGCAACGCACCATCGGCCTGATGTTTCGGGCGGGCGGTGGCGACGCGGGCACGCGCATCGCTGAGGCCGGACGCACCCGCACCGGCGGCCCGCGCAGTCTGCTGCAGCGCGTGGCAGGCAGTACCAGCAGCGCGGCGCTGGGCACCTGGCAGCAGGACACGCTGGCGTTGCCTCAGCAGATCAGCCTGTTTGAAGACCCTGAGCTCAATCGCGGCCTCTACCTCTGGCTCGCTGCGCTCGGCTCCTGCATCCGCCCCGGCGGCGAATGGCTGAGCTGCAACGTGCTGGCCAGCGCCCGCGCGCTCAGACGCTTTCCCGGCCTGCACTCCATTCACCGCAGGCTGCTGCAGGCGCAGCTCGACGAACGCCCGCGCGTTTCCTCCTTGCGCCCCGCAGAGGCCCGTGCCGAGCGAGCGCTGCAACGCGCGTTGCGCGAACAGGTGGTCTGCGCCGATGGCCTGCAGCTCACCGCCGAAAACGTAGCGCCGGTCTGGCTCTGGTATGTGCTGCCCACGGGCTGCGCTGCCCATCCCTCGCCCACCGCGACGCCCGAACAGCCCAACAAGCCCTCATCCAGACAAGCCCTGCAGGACGCCTGCCGCCGCGCCGCCAAGCGCGTGGAGGACGAGCGCAACGGCGCGCCGCTGGTGATGTTCTTTCGCGCGGAATCGATTCTGTCGTGGGCCGAGTTCACCAAGGTCAACCGCGCCGACGATGACGACGACGATGGCCGCCAGCTCCAGGCCGCGAACGACATGGAAGAACTCGCCATCGCCAACGACGGCAGCTCCATCGCGTCGCGCGTGAAGTTCGACCTCGACCTGCCGAGCGCCTCCGAGGACGATCTGCCGCTCGGCGAAGGCATGCCGTTTCCCGAATGGGACTGGCGCAAGGAGCGGCTGCTGCCCGATCACTGCGCGGTGCAACTCGTGATGAGCAAGGAGACGGAGCCCGCCGAGCCTGACGCGCGGCTGAGCAAGATCTCGCGGCGCATGCGCCGGCATCTGGATATGGCGCGACAGGCCCCCGACCGCGTGCGTGGCTGCACGGACGGCGACGAGCTGGATCTCGACGGCTGGGTGCGCCATCAAGTGGAAGCCCTCTGCGCTCCGGCACACGCACGGCTCAACGCCAACCCACCGATCTTCATTCAACGCCGCCGCACCCAACACAGCCTTGCGAGCCTGCTGCTGGCCGATCTGTCGCAATCCACCGATGCCTATGCCACGCAGGACGCGCGCGTGATCGACCTGATCCGCGACTCGCTGCAGGTGTTCGGCGAGGCGCTGTCCGCGACCGGAGACGCGTTCGAGATGCTGGGCTTTTCGTCCGTGCGCAGGCAGCACGTGCGCATTCAGCACCTCAAGGGCTTCGACGAGCCTTGGAGCGCCGTCGCCAGCGCACGGGTGCAGGCCATCCGGCCGGGCTTCTACACGCGCATGGGCGCGGCGATCCGCTATGCGACCAAACGCCTTGGCGAGCGCGCCGAGCACCAGCGCCTGCTGCTGATCCTCACCGACGGCAAGCCCAACGATCTCGACATCTATGAAGGCCGCTACGGCCTCGAGGACACCCGCCACGCGATTCAGGAGGCGCGCAGCGCAGGGCTCACGCCGTTCTGCGTGACCATCGATCAGAAGGCGCACGATTACCTGCCGCATCTCTTCGGCTCGCAGGGCTACACGCTGATCCACCGGCCGCAGGAGCTCAACCACCGGCTGGCACGGCTCTACGCCGAACTCACCAGAACGTGA
- a CDS encoding cytochrome c oxidase subunit 3, producing the protein MSIPLSELSSPASKDDPPTRLPGDLVVWFFVGLELATFGLLFLAFTFTRLLQPEVFAAGQASLDQSVGAINTLLLISASACAAHTLACVRAGHHRTATRWLLAALLLGGGFLVLKSHEYLDKWHAGVDFASNDFYMLWFMLTGFHFMHVMAGCVIFALLLRPVTQGRYSAEDCNALESGCVFWHMVDLLWIVLFPLVYLLR; encoded by the coding sequence TTGAGCATTCCGTTATCCGAACTTTCAAGTCCCGCCAGCAAAGACGATCCACCCACGCGCCTTCCCGGCGATCTGGTGGTCTGGTTCTTCGTCGGGCTGGAGCTCGCGACCTTCGGGCTGCTGTTTCTGGCGTTCACGTTCACCCGGCTGCTGCAGCCCGAGGTCTTCGCCGCCGGGCAGGCCAGCCTCGACCAATCCGTGGGCGCGATCAACACGCTGCTGTTGATCAGCGCGAGTGCCTGCGCCGCCCACACGCTGGCCTGCGTGCGCGCGGGCCATCACCGCACGGCCACCCGCTGGCTGCTCGCGGCCCTGCTACTTGGCGGGGGGTTTCTGGTGCTCAAGTCCCACGAATATCTGGACAAATGGCACGCGGGCGTCGATTTTGCGAGCAACGACTTCTACATGCTCTGGTTCATGCTCACCGGCTTTCACTTCATGCATGTGATGGCCGGCTGCGTGATCTTCGCACTGCTGCTGCGCCCCGTCACTCAGGGCCGCTACAGCGCAGAGGACTGCAATGCGCTCGAATCGGGCTGCGTGTTCTGGCACATGGTCGATCTGCTGTGGATCGTGTTGTTTCCGCTGGTCTATCTCTTGCGGTGA
- the rlmH gene encoding 23S rRNA (pseudouridine(1915)-N(3))-methyltransferase RlmH: MKLLIVAVGQRVPDWAQTAYDDYAKRFPHEIKVELKAVKTEPRGSKTLENLYAAERERIEAAIPRGTRIVALDERGTNLTTKALAQRLQDWQLSGDDVALVIGGPDGLDPAFRQAAHERIRLSDLTLPHAMVRVLLIEQLYRAWSVNAGHPYHRE; the protein is encoded by the coding sequence ATGAAGCTATTGATCGTCGCCGTAGGCCAGCGCGTACCCGATTGGGCGCAGACGGCTTATGACGATTACGCCAAGCGTTTTCCGCACGAAATCAAGGTCGAACTCAAGGCGGTGAAGACCGAGCCGCGCGGCTCCAAGACGCTGGAAAACCTCTACGCCGCCGAGCGCGAACGCATCGAGGCCGCGATTCCGCGCGGCACGCGCATCGTCGCGCTGGACGAGCGCGGCACCAATCTGACTACCAAGGCGCTCGCCCAGCGGCTGCAAGACTGGCAACTGAGCGGCGACGATGTCGCGCTGGTCATTGGCGGGCCGGACGGGCTTGACCCCGCGTTCCGCCAGGCCGCGCACGAGCGCATCCGCCTGTCCGACCTGACGCTGCCGCACGCCATGGTGCGGGTGCTGCTCATCGAGCAGTTGTACCGCGCATGGTCGGTCAACGCTGGCCATCCGTATCATCGCGAGTAA
- the hemF gene encoding oxygen-dependent coproporphyrinogen oxidase, giving the protein MQQQQAATPLNPAHRVSRVRDYLVGLQARITDALEAIEGPVEAGGARFLADAWSKGPEERLQGNGITKIMEGGRVFERAGCGFSHVRGPQLPPSATQHRPELAGAPFEAMGVSLVFHPRNPYVPTVHMNVRMIAADQPGAEPVCWFGGGMDLTPYYGFDDDAVHFHSACRDALTPFGEGLYPRFKDWCDEYFCNRHRSEQRGVGGVFFDDFSELGFERSFEMLQSVGDAFLPAYEPIVARRVNTPYGERERDFQLYRRGRYVEFNLVWDRGTHFGLQSGGRTESILLSMPPLVSWSYQRKDEAGSPEERLTSHYLQRRHWV; this is encoded by the coding sequence ATGCAGCAACAGCAGGCAGCGACACCGCTCAATCCGGCCCACCGTGTGAGCCGGGTGCGTGACTACCTCGTGGGTCTGCAGGCGCGGATCACCGACGCGCTCGAGGCCATCGAAGGGCCGGTGGAGGCGGGCGGTGCCCGTTTTCTGGCCGACGCCTGGAGCAAGGGCCCCGAGGAACGTCTGCAGGGCAACGGCATCACCAAGATCATGGAAGGCGGCCGCGTATTTGAGCGCGCGGGCTGCGGTTTCTCGCATGTGCGCGGGCCGCAACTGCCGCCATCGGCCACGCAGCACCGACCTGAACTGGCGGGTGCGCCGTTCGAAGCCATGGGTGTGTCGCTGGTGTTCCATCCGCGCAATCCCTATGTGCCGACCGTGCACATGAACGTGCGCATGATCGCCGCAGACCAGCCCGGTGCCGAGCCGGTGTGCTGGTTCGGCGGCGGTATGGATTTGACGCCGTACTACGGTTTCGACGACGATGCCGTGCACTTTCACAGCGCGTGTCGCGATGCATTGACGCCCTTTGGCGAGGGGCTTTATCCACGCTTCAAGGACTGGTGCGACGAGTATTTCTGCAACAGGCACCGCAGCGAACAGCGCGGTGTGGGCGGGGTCTTCTTCGACGACTTCTCGGAGCTCGGGTTCGAGCGCAGCTTCGAGATGCTGCAAAGTGTGGGTGACGCGTTTCTCCCGGCCTATGAGCCCATCGTCGCGCGCCGTGTGAACACGCCGTATGGTGAGCGCGAACGCGACTTCCAGCTTTATCGACGTGGCCGTTATGTGGAGTTCAACCTCGTCTGGGACCGTGGCACGCACTTCGGCCTGCAGTCGGGTGGACGCACCGAATCCATCCTGCTGTCGATGCCGCCGCTCGTGAGCTGGTCGTATCAACGCAAGGACGAGGCGGGTTCGCCCGAAGAGCGATTGACCTCGCATTATTTGCAGCGGCGCCATTGGGTTTGA
- a CDS encoding cbb3-type cytochrome c oxidase subunit I translates to MTNPVLKYQSQSVAKLYFIAAMALFAGQIIFGVALGLQYLIGDLFFPYIPFNIARMVHTNLLIVWLLFGFMGAGYYIVPEEAETELHSPALAIALFWIFLAAGALTIVGYLALPYAKLAELTGNDLLQTMGREFLEQPLPTKVGIVVVALGFLYNLSMTMLKGRKTSVSVVLMIGLWGLALMFLFSFVNPHNLVRDKMYWWFVVHLWVEGVWELILGALLAFVLIKVTGVDREVIDKWLYVIIAFALMTGLLGTGHHYYFIGMPAYWKWVGSIFSALEPLPFFMMTLFAFNMVKQRRREHPNQAAIVWALGTAVVGFLGAGVWGFIHTLSVVNYYTHGSQLTAAHGHLAFYGAYVLVVITLISYAMPQLRGRLANSPEAQRLEIRSFWIMTIGMSIMVLALTAAGVHQVWLQRLPTENAMGFMAVQDQLRGYYWVRVLGGVTFLVGQFTYFASFFVKGTHVLPELKNTTKATLSPQAA, encoded by the coding sequence ATGACCAATCCAGTTCTCAAATACCAAAGCCAATCCGTCGCCAAGCTGTACTTCATAGCAGCCATGGCGCTTTTCGCGGGGCAGATCATCTTCGGCGTCGCGCTCGGGCTGCAATACCTGATCGGCGACCTGTTCTTCCCCTATATCCCGTTCAACATCGCCCGCATGGTGCACACGAATCTGCTGATCGTGTGGCTGCTGTTCGGGTTCATGGGCGCAGGCTACTACATCGTTCCCGAAGAGGCCGAGACCGAGCTGCACAGCCCTGCGCTCGCCATCGCGCTGTTCTGGATCTTCCTTGCAGCGGGAGCCCTCACCATCGTCGGCTACCTCGCTCTGCCCTATGCAAAGCTCGCCGAGCTGACGGGCAATGACCTGCTGCAGACCATGGGCCGCGAGTTCCTCGAGCAACCGCTGCCCACCAAGGTCGGCATCGTGGTCGTCGCGCTCGGCTTTCTCTACAACCTCAGCATGACCATGCTGAAGGGCCGCAAGACCAGTGTCTCCGTGGTGCTGATGATCGGGCTGTGGGGGCTGGCGCTGATGTTCCTGTTCAGCTTCGTCAATCCGCACAATCTGGTGCGCGACAAGATGTACTGGTGGTTCGTTGTCCACCTCTGGGTGGAAGGCGTGTGGGAGCTGATCCTCGGCGCGCTGCTGGCCTTCGTGCTGATCAAGGTGACCGGTGTGGACCGCGAAGTGATCGACAAGTGGTTGTACGTGATCATCGCCTTCGCGCTGATGACCGGCCTGCTTGGCACCGGCCACCACTACTACTTCATCGGCATGCCCGCGTACTGGAAGTGGGTCGGCAGCATCTTCTCGGCACTCGAGCCACTGCCCTTCTTCATGATGACGCTGTTCGCGTTCAACATGGTCAAGCAGCGCCGCCGCGAGCATCCCAATCAGGCCGCCATCGTCTGGGCACTGGGCACCGCCGTCGTGGGTTTCCTCGGCGCGGGCGTCTGGGGCTTCATCCACACGCTGAGCGTGGTGAACTACTACACCCACGGCTCGCAGCTCACCGCAGCCCACGGACACCTCGCGTTCTACGGTGCCTATGTGCTGGTGGTGATCACGCTGATCAGCTATGCCATGCCGCAACTGCGTGGCCGCCTGGCCAACAGCCCCGAAGCGCAGCGCCTTGAAATCCGCAGCTTCTGGATCATGACCATTGGCATGTCGATCATGGTGCTGGCGCTCACCGCTGCCGGTGTGCACCAGGTCTGGCTGCAACGCCTGCCGACCGAGAACGCCATGGGCTTCATGGCGGTGCAGGACCAGTTGCGCGGCTACTACTGGGTGCGTGTGCTCGGTGGCGTGACCTTCCTTGTAGGGCAGTTCACCTACTTCGCGAGCTTCTTCGTCAAGGGTACCCATGTGCTGCCCGAGCTGAAGAACACCACCAAGGCCACGCTGTCGCCACAGGCGGCCTGA
- the purD gene encoding phosphoribosylamine--glycine ligase, protein MKVLVIGGGGREHALAWKLDGSPKVSKVYVAPGNGGTALNPDFVNVPISDPAELRAWAQNEKISLTVVGPEAPLAAGVVDEFRAHGMRIFGPTKAAAQLESSKAFSKDFMKRHSIPTAAYETFTDPVAAHAFIDKLGAPIVVKADGLAAGKGVVVATTVQEAHDAVDFMLVDNKYGVSHNEGGARVVIEEFLEGEEASFIVLCDGKNVAALATSQDHKRLKDGDLGPNTGGMGAYSPAPVVTADVHARAMREIILPTVRGMEKDGIPYTGFLYAGLMIDAKGHPKTLEFNCRMGDPETQPIMMRLKSDLVDVLAAAVDGKLDQVELQWDRRTALGVVIAAYGYPEAPRKGDAITGLPQDAEDAMVFHAGTELKDGVLRTSGGRVLCVTALADNVKQAQQRAYDVARGIYFDGAQYRRDIGYRAVKQHS, encoded by the coding sequence ATGAAAGTCCTCGTGATTGGTGGCGGCGGCCGAGAACACGCACTGGCCTGGAAGCTTGACGGCTCGCCCAAGGTCTCCAAGGTCTATGTGGCGCCGGGCAACGGCGGCACAGCCTTGAACCCCGATTTTGTGAACGTGCCAATCAGCGATCCCGCTGAGCTGCGCGCGTGGGCGCAAAACGAGAAGATCAGCCTGACCGTGGTCGGCCCGGAAGCACCGCTCGCCGCTGGCGTGGTGGACGAGTTCCGCGCGCATGGCATGCGGATCTTCGGCCCGACCAAGGCCGCTGCCCAGCTGGAAAGCTCGAAGGCCTTCTCTAAGGACTTCATGAAGCGCCACAGCATTCCAACGGCGGCGTATGAGACCTTCACCGATCCGGTGGCGGCCCATGCGTTCATCGACAAGCTCGGCGCCCCCATCGTGGTCAAGGCCGACGGTCTGGCCGCTGGCAAGGGCGTGGTCGTGGCCACGACCGTGCAGGAAGCGCACGACGCGGTCGACTTCATGCTGGTTGACAACAAATACGGTGTCTCGCACAACGAAGGCGGCGCACGCGTCGTGATCGAAGAATTCCTTGAGGGCGAAGAAGCCTCGTTCATCGTGCTGTGCGACGGCAAGAACGTGGCGGCACTTGCCACCAGCCAGGATCACAAGCGCCTGAAGGACGGCGATTTGGGCCCGAACACCGGCGGCATGGGCGCGTATTCGCCCGCTCCGGTGGTCACGGCGGATGTGCACGCCCGTGCGATGCGCGAGATCATTCTGCCCACCGTGCGCGGTATGGAAAAGGACGGGATTCCGTATACCGGTTTCCTCTACGCCGGTCTGATGATCGACGCCAAGGGCCATCCGAAGACGCTGGAATTCAACTGCCGCATGGGCGATCCGGAAACCCAGCCGATCATGATGCGCCTGAAGAGCGATCTGGTGGACGTGCTGGCCGCAGCGGTCGATGGCAAGCTCGACCAGGTCGAACTGCAGTGGGACCGTCGCACTGCGCTGGGCGTGGTGATTGCGGCCTACGGCTACCCCGAGGCACCGCGTAAGGGCGACGCGATCACCGGCCTGCCACAAGATGCGGAAGATGCCATGGTGTTCCATGCCGGCACGGAACTCAAGGACGGCGTGCTGCGCACCAGCGGCGGTCGGGTGCTGTGCGTGACGGCACTGGCCGACAACGTCAAGCAGGCGCAGCAACGCGCCTACGACGTGGCGCGCGGCATCTATTTCGACGGCGCGCAATACCGCCGCGACATCGGTTACCGCGCCGTCAAGCAACATTCGTGA
- a CDS encoding CbbQ/NirQ/NorQ/GpvN family protein, translating to MAHGVAQTSLIEPAVPFYAPANDECVLFEHAFRQRLPVLIKGPTGCGKTRFVEHMAARLGRELITVSCHDDLSAADLVGRHLIGDGGTRWADGPLTRAVRNGAICYLDEVVEARKDTTVVLHPLADDRRVLPIERTGEELHAADGFMLVVSYNPGYQNVLKGLKPSTRQRFVALQFDYPPAHVEREILLRESGIAPHVTDQLVALAQALRRLTEQDLEETVSTRLLVMAARLAASGLPLAKACRAAIVDALTDDVETTAALSELVNAIMTE from the coding sequence ATGGCTCATGGTGTGGCTCAAACCTCTCTGATCGAGCCCGCCGTGCCGTTCTACGCACCGGCAAACGACGAATGCGTGCTCTTCGAGCACGCCTTCCGCCAACGCCTGCCGGTGCTCATCAAGGGACCGACAGGCTGCGGCAAGACCCGTTTCGTTGAACACATGGCCGCGCGCCTCGGGCGCGAACTCATCACCGTGAGCTGCCACGACGACCTGTCCGCCGCCGACCTCGTGGGTCGCCATCTCATTGGCGATGGCGGCACGCGCTGGGCCGACGGCCCCCTTACCCGCGCCGTGCGCAATGGCGCGATCTGCTATCTCGACGAGGTGGTCGAGGCCCGCAAGGACACGACCGTCGTGCTCCACCCGCTGGCCGACGACCGTCGCGTACTGCCCATCGAGCGCACCGGCGAGGAGCTGCACGCCGCTGATGGCTTCATGCTGGTGGTGAGCTACAACCCCGGCTACCAGAACGTGCTCAAGGGTCTGAAACCCAGCACCCGCCAACGCTTTGTGGCGCTGCAGTTCGACTACCCGCCCGCGCATGTCGAGCGCGAGATTCTGCTGCGCGAATCCGGCATTGCGCCCCACGTGACCGATCAGCTCGTCGCCCTCGCGCAGGCGCTGCGCCGCCTGACCGAACAGGATCTGGAAGAAACCGTCAGTACCCGCCTACTGGTGATGGCCGCCCGCCTTGCAGCGAGCGGCCTGCCACTCGCCAAGGCCTGCCGCGCGGCGATTGTCGACGCGCTGACCGATGACGTTGAAACCACGGCCGCATTGTCCGAACTCGTGAACGCCATCATGACGGAGTGA
- a CDS encoding nucleoside triphosphate pyrophosphatase, whose product MPDFIYLASQSPRRRQLLEQLGVRHSLLLPNEGDDQEEDAEAIEAVLPGELPLDYVERVTGLKLDAAVARLERRGLAQAPILCSDTTVALGRKIYGKPDDAADAKRMLGELSGNEHRVLTAVALQVGNKRVTALSESRVKFAVMTEAQIDAYVASGEPMGKAGAYGIQGPVAQYVSNLNGSYTGIMGLPLYETAQLLRAAGVITI is encoded by the coding sequence ATGCCCGACTTCATCTATCTCGCGTCCCAGAGTCCCCGCCGTCGCCAGTTGCTCGAACAGTTGGGCGTGCGCCATTCGCTGCTGCTGCCCAACGAGGGCGATGATCAGGAAGAAGATGCCGAGGCCATCGAGGCGGTGCTGCCCGGGGAACTTCCGCTGGACTACGTGGAGCGCGTGACCGGCTTGAAGCTCGACGCCGCCGTGGCGCGCCTCGAACGTCGTGGACTGGCGCAGGCACCGATTCTGTGCTCTGACACGACCGTGGCGCTGGGCCGCAAGATCTACGGTAAGCCCGACGATGCGGCCGATGCCAAGCGCATGCTCGGCGAGCTTTCGGGCAACGAGCACCGCGTGCTGACCGCCGTCGCGCTGCAGGTGGGCAACAAGCGGGTCACGGCGCTTTCCGAATCGCGTGTGAAATTCGCGGTGATGACCGAGGCGCAGATCGATGCCTATGTGGCCAGCGGCGAGCCCATGGGCAAGGCCGGTGCCTACGGCATTCAGGGGCCGGTCGCGCAGTATGTGTCGAACCTGAACGGCAGCTATACCGGCATCATGGGCTTGCCACTCTACGAAACCGCGCAGCTTTTGCGTGCCGCGGGCGTGATCACCATCTGA